In Persicobacter psychrovividus, a single genomic region encodes these proteins:
- a CDS encoding type II toxin-antitoxin system HigB family toxin yields MVKTRNRIISDKVIREFLLKHPTAKHVFERWLFDAKRGIFKNFDDLQKTFRAPDKAGKNIVFNIGGNKYRLVADIRMTENRAIFYILFVGTHKAYDQIKAEEL; encoded by the coding sequence ATGGTAAAAACACGAAACAGGATCATAAGCGATAAAGTGATTCGGGAATTTTTACTCAAGCACCCTACCGCTAAGCACGTATTTGAGCGGTGGCTATTTGACGCCAAAAGAGGGATCTTTAAAAATTTTGATGACCTTCAAAAAACGTTTAGGGCCCCAGATAAAGCCGGTAAGAACATTGTTTTCAATATCGGTGGGAACAAATACCGACTGGTGGCAGATATCAGAATGACTGAAAACAGAGCGATATTCTATATTTTATTCGTAGGGACGCATAAGGCTTACGATCAAATTAAGGCAGAAGAACTATGA